From a single Pseudalkalibacillus hwajinpoensis genomic region:
- the metK gene encoding methionine adenosyltransferase, translated as MGNRRLFTSESVTEGHPDKISDQISDAILDDILAHDPNARVACETTVTTGLVLVSGEITTSHYVDIPKVVRETIQTIGYTRAKYGFDAETCAVLSSIDEQSADIAAGVNVALESREGTMSDDEIDEIGAGDQGLMFGYACNETPELMPLPISLAHKLARRLSEVRKEEILPYLRPDGKTQVTVEYDDAGKPVRVDTIVVSTQHHPEVSLEQIQRNIKEYVVKPVVPAELIDDETKYFINPTGRFVIGGPQGDAGLTGRKIIVDTYGGYARHGGGAFSGKDATKVDRSAAYAARYVAKNLVAADLADRCEVQLAYAIGVAQPVSIAVDTFGTGKVSEERLVELVRENFDLRPAGIIKMLDLRRPIYKQTAAYGHFGRTDIELPWEQTDRADTLKQGAGV; from the coding sequence GTGGGTAATCGTCGTTTGTTTACTTCTGAGTCAGTAACAGAAGGGCATCCTGATAAGATTTCAGATCAAATTTCAGATGCCATTCTAGATGATATTCTTGCGCATGATCCAAATGCGCGCGTAGCCTGTGAAACTACAGTGACAACTGGCCTTGTATTAGTTTCCGGGGAGATTACAACTTCTCATTATGTTGATATCCCTAAAGTAGTTCGTGAAACGATTCAAACCATCGGATACACACGAGCGAAATATGGTTTTGATGCTGAGACATGTGCTGTTCTTTCATCAATTGATGAGCAGTCTGCGGATATTGCTGCGGGAGTTAACGTAGCGCTTGAATCGCGTGAAGGAACGATGTCCGATGATGAAATTGACGAGATTGGAGCAGGAGACCAGGGGTTAATGTTTGGTTACGCTTGTAACGAAACACCTGAGCTTATGCCGCTACCTATTTCGCTTGCACATAAATTGGCTCGTCGTTTGAGTGAGGTTAGAAAAGAAGAAATTCTACCTTACCTACGCCCAGATGGTAAAACGCAGGTAACAGTAGAGTATGATGATGCTGGGAAACCTGTACGTGTTGACACTATTGTTGTCTCTACTCAACACCATCCTGAAGTTTCACTTGAGCAAATTCAACGTAATATTAAAGAGTACGTGGTTAAGCCTGTTGTACCTGCTGAACTTATTGATGATGAAACAAAATATTTCATTAATCCAACAGGACGATTTGTAATTGGTGGACCTCAAGGTGATGCCGGGCTGACTGGAAGAAAGATTATTGTTGATACTTATGGCGGCTATGCCCGTCACGGTGGTGGAGCATTCTCAGGTAAGGATGCAACTAAGGTTGACCGTTCTGCTGCATATGCTGCACGCTATGTTGCAAAGAACCTTGTGGCGGCTGATCTTGCTGATCGCTGTGAAGTGCAACTAGCTTATGCGATTGGTGTTGCTCAACCAGTTTCCATTGCGGTTGATACGTTTGGAACTGGGAAAGTTTCTGAAGAACGCCTCGTTGAGCTTGTAAGAGAGAACTTTGACCTTCGTCCAGCAGGAATCATTAAAATGCTGGATCTTCGTCGACCGATTTATAAGCAAACAGCTGCTTATGGTCACTTCGGACGTACAGACATTGAGCTACCATGGGAGCAGACTGATCGTGCAGACACTCTCAAACAGGGTGCTGGAGTTTAA
- a CDS encoding MSMEG_1061 family FMN-dependent PPOX-type flavoprotein: MNEVFGETVQSVQELEDIVGGPSKLAANKVIPFIDEHCEAFIAHAPFLSIASSSLQGSDVSPRGDSHGFVKVLDQKHLLIPERPGNKRVDSIRNILENPQVGLLFMIPGREETLRVNGKASIVKNKKLLEACTVNGKEPLLGIGVEVEECFIHCAKAFKRSHLWVQERWPVTQSLAPASRMLSDHAKIPNDRVVQSLKTSYTERLY, from the coding sequence ATGAACGAAGTTTTTGGAGAAACGGTTCAGTCAGTTCAAGAGTTAGAAGATATTGTTGGGGGGCCAAGCAAACTTGCAGCAAATAAGGTCATTCCTTTTATCGATGAGCACTGTGAAGCGTTCATTGCTCATGCTCCCTTTCTCTCAATTGCTAGTTCTTCATTACAGGGGAGTGATGTGTCTCCACGCGGTGATTCACATGGATTTGTTAAGGTACTTGATCAGAAGCATCTGCTTATTCCAGAGCGACCGGGAAACAAGCGGGTAGACTCGATAAGGAATATTCTTGAAAATCCACAGGTTGGTCTATTATTTATGATTCCTGGGAGAGAAGAAACCTTACGGGTGAATGGAAAGGCTTCCATTGTGAAGAATAAAAAACTTCTTGAAGCATGTACTGTGAATGGGAAAGAACCATTACTAGGTATCGGGGTGGAAGTAGAAGAGTGCTTTATACATTGTGCAAAGGCGTTCAAACGCTCTCATCTCTGGGTACAGGAGCGATGGCCAGTCACTCAATCTCTCGCACCAGCTTCCAGGATGCTCTCTGATCATGCGAAAATACCTAATGACCGAGTTGTTCAATCGCTTAAAACAAGCTACACAGAGCGCCTATATTAA
- a CDS encoding glycosyltransferase family 4 protein, whose product MKLALFTDTYFPQVNGVSRTLGRLTTYMDRQHVDYMLFAPDCQSDEDLFSSNIHRFTSMGFFLYPECRIALPKLTTIRKQLQGFNPDLLHIATPFNIGMSGVHYGKKLDIPMVASYHTNFDDYLKHYYLEWLSPFVWKYLMWFHQPFSSIFVPSIDTKKRLTHKGFDNLKLWRRGVDCDHYTPARKNASIRDHYNIKERYILLFVSRLAPEKNLETLQKIMWALPEEIKRQTRWLVVGDGPAMPQFKENLPGNVTFTGYRQGSELAELYATADLFVFPSATETFGNVALEALASGTPVIAARAGGLTDVVAGERNGIFCSPYKENDYTAAITRLLLDETERKMMGYEGRRYALTQSWDATFGRLIEDYETTIGTKKIAQYA is encoded by the coding sequence ATGAAGTTAGCGCTTTTTACAGATACGTATTTCCCACAGGTAAATGGTGTATCACGTACGCTTGGAAGATTAACGACTTATATGGACCGACAGCATGTCGACTATATGCTATTTGCCCCGGATTGTCAGTCAGATGAAGACCTGTTTTCTAGCAATATTCATCGTTTCACGAGTATGGGGTTTTTCTTATACCCGGAATGTCGAATTGCACTACCTAAACTCACAACCATCCGTAAACAGCTTCAGGGATTTAATCCTGATCTACTCCATATTGCTACACCATTTAATATTGGCATGAGCGGAGTACATTATGGTAAAAAATTGGATATTCCCATGGTCGCTTCGTATCATACAAATTTCGATGACTATTTAAAGCATTATTACCTCGAATGGTTATCTCCATTCGTATGGAAATACTTGATGTGGTTTCACCAACCTTTTTCCTCCATTTTCGTTCCATCTATTGATACAAAAAAACGATTGACTCATAAAGGTTTTGATAATTTAAAGCTCTGGAGAAGAGGCGTCGATTGTGACCATTATACACCCGCCAGAAAAAACGCATCTATACGAGATCATTACAATATTAAAGAAAGATACATTCTATTGTTCGTTAGTCGACTTGCACCCGAAAAAAATCTTGAAACACTTCAGAAAATCATGTGGGCGCTCCCAGAAGAAATAAAACGCCAAACAAGATGGCTTGTGGTTGGTGATGGTCCTGCCATGCCTCAATTTAAAGAAAATCTCCCGGGGAATGTAACGTTTACTGGCTACAGGCAGGGTAGTGAGCTGGCTGAACTTTATGCCACGGCCGATCTGTTTGTTTTTCCTTCAGCTACTGAAACGTTCGGTAATGTAGCACTTGAGGCACTTGCTTCTGGAACACCGGTAATTGCTGCTAGAGCCGGAGGATTAACCGATGTGGTAGCTGGGGAGCGAAATGGAATTTTTTGTTCACCCTATAAAGAAAATGACTATACGGCCGCTATTACCCGTCTCCTCTTAGACGAAACAGAAAGAAAAATGATGGGATATGAAGGAAGACGGTATGCGCTCACCCAATCATGGGACGCCACCTTTGGAAGACTAATAGAAGATTACGAAACAACGATTGGAACGAAGAAAATCGCACAGTATGCGTAG
- a CDS encoding phosphatase PAP2 family protein: MSKVVGWLYERECTVFRFVNMKCHSRYLTSFFGLVTHVGGARATIISTLLLCLLLPYPYKYWAIQSAFALALSHMPVHLIKKHYPRHRPYLAMPDTKMLVYPLKDHSFPSGHTTASFSVLTPFILHVPSLSLPLATLACLVGMSRIYLGHHYPSDVLAGILLGGGSGILALLLFG; encoded by the coding sequence TTGAGCAAAGTAGTTGGGTGGCTTTATGAGAGGGAGTGTACGGTTTTTCGATTTGTGAATATGAAGTGTCATTCCAGGTATCTTACTTCTTTTTTCGGGCTAGTAACGCATGTTGGTGGCGCGCGGGCGACGATTATTAGTACGTTGCTATTATGCCTTTTATTGCCTTATCCTTATAAATACTGGGCGATTCAGAGTGCTTTTGCTCTGGCTTTGAGCCATATGCCTGTTCATTTAATTAAAAAGCACTATCCGAGACATCGTCCCTATCTTGCAATGCCTGATACGAAGATGCTTGTTTATCCCCTTAAAGATCATTCCTTTCCATCCGGCCATACGACTGCTTCATTTTCTGTTCTCACACCTTTTATTTTACATGTTCCCTCTCTTTCCCTGCCGCTAGCGACACTTGCCTGTCTTGTTGGGATGTCACGTATTTATCTTGGCCATCACTACCCATCGGATGTACTTGCAGGAATTTTACTCGGCGGCGGAAGTGGCATTCTGGCATTACTACTCTTTGGCTAA
- a CDS encoding gamma carbonic anhydrase, with product MIYAYRDKKPNIHETVYIADYTTITGDVTIGAHSSIWFNTTIRGDVSPTEIGSRVNIQDNCVLHQSPNKKLILEDGVTIGHQVILHSSIIRKNALIGMGTIVLDGAEIGEGAFVGAGSLVPPGKKIPPNSLAFGRPAKVVRDLTEEDILDMNRIRREYVEKAAFYKDHKPL from the coding sequence ATGATTTATGCTTACCGTGATAAAAAACCGAACATCCATGAAACAGTCTATATTGCGGATTATACTACCATTACAGGTGATGTGACAATTGGTGCACATAGCAGCATCTGGTTTAACACAACCATTCGTGGTGATGTGTCACCAACTGAGATTGGTTCACGAGTAAATATTCAGGACAATTGTGTACTCCATCAAAGTCCCAATAAGAAACTTATTCTCGAGGACGGCGTCACAATTGGACATCAAGTCATACTTCACAGTAGTATTATTCGTAAAAATGCATTAATTGGAATGGGCACGATTGTCCTGGATGGTGCTGAAATTGGAGAGGGAGCTTTTGTTGGAGCAGGGAGTCTTGTGCCTCCTGGAAAGAAAATCCCTCCGAATTCCCTCGCATTCGGAAGACCTGCAAAGGTTGTTAGAGATTTAACAGAAGAAGATATACTTGATATGAATCGAATTAGACGTGAGTATGTCGAGAAAGCCGCTTTCTATAAAGATCATAAACCTCTCTAG
- a CDS encoding alpha/beta hydrolase, producing MRIKEAEYAKAVIVLVHGANEHHRRYDWLVSKWIESGYHVVLGDLPGQGESTRRRGHIDSFDQYIETIEKWINRAHEFHLPVFLLGHSMGGLASIRTIMEKRLLLTGVILSSPCVGLVNPPNKGVDILSKVLNPIVPSLRLNSKLQPNIGTRNKEFHARDQDDPLMIQKVSVRWYRELLKAIKIASEGARTFPNQPLLVVQGGDDRIVDKQSVVSWFNRIPLTDKAYSEWDGLYHEVFNEPERDAVFKTARSFVELKLEMLTYKETIMTANK from the coding sequence ATGAGGATTAAAGAAGCAGAGTATGCAAAAGCAGTGATCGTTTTAGTGCACGGAGCTAACGAGCATCATCGGCGTTATGATTGGCTCGTTTCAAAATGGATTGAATCGGGCTATCATGTTGTACTTGGGGACTTACCAGGACAAGGAGAAAGTACTCGTAGAAGAGGGCATATTGATTCATTTGATCAATATATTGAAACGATTGAAAAATGGATAAATCGAGCTCATGAGTTTCATTTACCTGTTTTTTTACTTGGTCACAGTATGGGGGGCCTTGCATCAATTCGTACAATAATGGAAAAACGACTTTTGCTTACTGGTGTGATTCTTTCTTCACCATGTGTAGGTCTTGTGAATCCTCCTAATAAAGGAGTAGACATCCTTTCAAAAGTGTTAAATCCGATCGTTCCGTCGCTCAGATTAAATTCGAAACTTCAACCGAATATTGGGACTCGAAACAAAGAATTTCATGCGCGTGACCAGGATGATCCTCTAATGATCCAAAAAGTTTCGGTAAGGTGGTATCGTGAACTTTTAAAGGCGATTAAAATCGCTAGTGAAGGAGCAAGGACTTTTCCAAACCAGCCTCTCCTCGTGGTGCAGGGTGGTGATGACCGCATTGTTGATAAACAATCAGTTGTATCGTGGTTTAATCGAATACCATTAACAGATAAGGCTTATAGCGAGTGGGATGGTTTATACCATGAAGTATTTAATGAGCCGGAGCGTGATGCGGTTTTTAAAACGGCCAGATCGTTTGTAGAATTAAAACTTGAGATGTTAACTTACAAAGAAACGATCATGACGGCAAATAAATGA
- a CDS encoding tetraprenyl-beta-curcumene synthase family protein — MKVPNHPWTLMYSIYRRVLPRVHQELEHWKKRAEAIPDPELRKQAVDSIESKTFHCEGGAIYGLLAGGKIDKSIAFIAAYQTISDYLDNLCDRSTSLDPADFSALHESMNQALSPEIEASNDYYRFREEQNDGGYLLSLVQTCQSVIRELPNKEEVQPALLELCHYYCDLQVHKHVTEEDRVPRLQGWFEQHRQQLPDMTWNEFSACAGSTLGIFCLVSYSLGNKIPEGGTEVIKEGYFPWVQGLHIMLDYFIDQEEDRAGGDLNFCFYYRDNDELAERVAHFIKEADKSVEGLPHSSFHRLINRGLLGIYLADRKVMAQKDVRILAREIIRNGGRSSIFFYFNGWVYRRLHKASQ; from the coding sequence TTGAAAGTACCAAATCATCCCTGGACATTAATGTATAGTATTTACAGGCGTGTATTACCCAGGGTACATCAAGAGCTTGAACATTGGAAGAAGCGTGCTGAAGCAATCCCAGATCCAGAACTAAGAAAACAGGCAGTCGATAGTATCGAATCTAAAACATTCCATTGTGAAGGCGGAGCCATTTATGGTCTTCTTGCAGGAGGCAAGATTGATAAGTCGATTGCATTTATAGCCGCCTATCAAACGATTAGCGATTACCTGGATAATTTATGCGATCGAAGTACCTCACTGGATCCAGCGGACTTTAGTGCTTTGCATGAATCGATGAATCAGGCTCTATCACCTGAAATCGAAGCTTCAAACGATTATTACCGGTTTAGAGAAGAACAGAACGATGGAGGCTACCTCCTATCCCTAGTACAAACATGTCAGAGCGTCATTCGTGAATTGCCGAACAAGGAAGAAGTCCAACCGGCTCTTCTTGAACTCTGTCATTACTATTGTGACCTTCAAGTACATAAGCATGTTACGGAGGAAGATCGTGTTCCAAGACTGCAGGGATGGTTTGAACAACATAGACAGCAGCTCCCAGATATGACGTGGAATGAATTCTCCGCATGTGCAGGTTCAACTCTTGGCATATTCTGTCTTGTTTCCTATTCACTTGGTAACAAGATCCCAGAAGGTGGCACAGAAGTCATCAAAGAAGGTTACTTTCCATGGGTGCAGGGTCTTCATATTATGCTTGATTATTTCATTGATCAGGAGGAAGACAGGGCTGGCGGTGATTTGAATTTCTGTTTTTATTACAGAGACAATGATGAGCTTGCTGAGCGAGTTGCTCACTTTATTAAGGAAGCTGATAAAAGTGTTGAAGGGCTTCCTCACTCGTCATTCCATCGCCTGATTAACAGAGGGTTACTCGGTATTTATCTTGCTGACAGAAAAGTAATGGCACAAAAAGACGTCCGTATATTAGCGAGG